From Rhinatrema bivittatum chromosome 5, aRhiBiv1.1, whole genome shotgun sequence, the proteins below share one genomic window:
- the ZBED1 gene encoding zinc finger BED domain-containing protein 1 — MENKSSESLQSDLKLVAHPRAKSKVWKYFGFDTNAEGCILQWKKIYCRICMAQIAYSGNTSNLSYHLEKNHPDEFCEFVKSNTEQMREAFATAFSKLKPESSQQVVQETLIMKTSHSYENKKHQEMTSAVISFICEGMYPASIVDEPTFKALLKTADPRYELPSRKYFCTKAIPEKYNLVREIVLKELTDILWCGISTDMWRSENQNRLYVTLSVHFLNNGASNYLSVNSRCLKTFEVPEENTAETITRVLYEAFIEWGINTKVFGATTDYSKHIVKACSLLDIPVDMPCLGQTFNVGIQEAFRLPKLCGLLARCRKLVEYFQQSTVAMYMLSEKQKQQNLLPCMLISDRVSWWGSTLAMLLRLKEQQFVIAAVLVEDSNNHHLMLEASDWNTIEGLVDLLQPFKQVAEMMSTSKYPIISMVKPLLHMLLNTTLNIKETDLKEISMAKEVIGKELSTTYQQTPEIDMFLNVATFLDPRYKKLPFLSAFERTQVENRVVEEAKSLLERGKDGSFRPDEKVFSISEEPALKKIIISSTPPPTSSINNMLAEIFCQSGSSEDQEEWHAQIIEELSNFKSQKVLGLNEDPLKWWSDRLALFPVLPKVLQKYWCILATRVFPERLFGSSANVVSAKRNRLAPAHVDEQVFLYENTRNCLEAEPEDEDEGEWGLQQEHIFNLNDSVNVSSSFFTIRDSGFI, encoded by the coding sequence ATGGAGAACAAAAGCTCGGAAAGTCTGCAGTCAGACCTTAAACTAGTTGCTCATCCCAGAGCGAAGAGTAAAGTGTGGAAATACTTTGGGTTTGATACCAATGCTGAAGGATGCATACTGCAGTGGAAGAAGATCTACTGCCGCATCTGCATGGCGCAGATTGCCTATTCTGGGAACACGTCCAACCTTTCCTACCACCTTGAGAAGAACCACCCAGATGAGTTCTGCGAGTTTGTGAAAAGTAACACGGAACAGATGAGGGAAGCCTTTGCCACTGCTTTTTCGAAACTGAAGCCAGAGTCTTCGCAGCAGGTTGTTCAGGAAACCTTAATCATGAAAACCAGCCATAGCTATGAAAACAAAAAGCACCAAGAAATGACATCTGCTGTAATCAGCTTTATTTGTGAGGGCATGTATCCTGCCTCCATTGTGGATGAGCCTACGTTTAAAGCCCTCTTAAAAACAGCTGATCCCAGGTATGAGCTTCCAAGCAGGAAGTACTTCTGTACTAAGGCAATACCTGAAAAGTACAACCTGGTTAGAGAGATTGTATTAAAGGAGCTTACTGACATTTTATGGTGTGGAATATCTACAGATATGTGGAGAAGTGAAAACCAGAATAGGTTATATGTGACgctttcagttcattttttaaacaatggtGCTTCTAACTACCTGTCGGTGAACTCCCGATGCTTAAAAACATTTGAAGTGCCAGAGGAAAATACTGCAGAGACTATTACCAGAGTCCTTTATGAGGCCTTCATTGAATGGGGAATCAATACAAAAGTCTTTGGTGCTACAACAGATTACAGTAAACACATTGTAAAAGCTTGCTCCCTTTTGGATATTCCAGTAGATATGCCTTGTCTGGGACAGACTTTTAATGTTGGAATACAAGAAGCCTTTCGGCTTCCAAAACTCTGTGGGCTTCTTGCCAGGTGCAGAAAGCTAGTTGAATATTTTCAGCAATCCACTGTGGCAATGTACATGTTAAGCGAGAAACAGAAGCAGCAAAATCTGTTGCCTTGCATGCTCATAAGCGATCGTGTTTCCTGGTGGGGTAGCACACTTGCTATGCTGCTGCGTCTGAAGGAGCAACAGTTTGTAATTGCAGCTGTTCTGGTTGAAGATAGCAATAACCATCACTTAATGTTAGAGGCCAGTGACTGGAATACAATAGAAGGTCTGGTGGACTTACTGCAGCCATTTAAACAGGTGGCTGAGATGATGTCAACTTCAAAATACCCCATTATAAGTATGGTGAAACCTCTTCTTCACATGCTGCTCAATACCACATTGAACATTAAAGAAACTGATCTGAAAGAAATCAGCATGGCCAAGGAAGTGATAGGCAAAGAGTTATCTACCACCTACCAGCAGACGCCCGAGATAGACATGTTTCTTAATGTTGCAACTTTTCTGGACCCCAGGTACAAaaagcttcctttcctttccGCCTTTGAGCGCACCCAAGTTGAGAACAGAGTCGTGGAGGAAGCGAAAAGCCTcctggagaggggaaaggatggCTCGTTCAGACCCGATGAAAAAGTGTTTTCGATTTCCGAAGAGCCAGCACTCAAAAAGATAATCAtctcttccacccctcccccaaccagcAGCATCAACAACATGCTGGCAGAAATCTTCTGCCAGAGCGGCAGCTCGGAGGACCAGGAGGAGTGGCATGCTCAGATCATTGAGGAACTGAGCAACTTCAAGTCACAAAAAGTTCTCGGTCTGAATGAAGACCCGCTGAAATGGTGGTCTGACCGACTGGCATTATTCCCTGTGTTACCAAAGGTACTTCAGAAATATTGGTGTATTCTAGCCACCAGGGTCTTCCCCGAGCGTCTCTTTGGTTCATCCGCCAATGTTGTGAGCGCCAAGCGGAACCGATTGGCCCCGGCACATGTAGACGAGCAGGTTTTTTTGTACGAAAACACTCGAAATTGCTTGGAAGCAGAACCCGAGGATGAGGACGAAGGGGAGTGGGGCTTGCAACAGGAacacatttttaatttaaatgatTCAGTTAATGTAAGCAGCAGTTTCTTTACTATAAGGGACAGTGGGTTCATTTAA